In Mycobacteriales bacterium, the DNA window CGGGGTCGCCCCGGTGATCACCGCCCCACCCGGCCTCACGAACCACGGCGGCCCGATCCTCGGAGCGGTCCAGATCGTGCCGATCTACTGGGGTGCAGCGTGGTCGCAGACCGCCAACTCGCAGCTCGCAACCCAGTTGGACGGCTTCTTCGATTTCATCCTCACCAGCGAGTACATGGACATGCTCGCCGAATACAGCACCGCGACCACAACGATCCAGCACGGGACACGGCTGCCGTCGGTGCGGATCACGAACAGCGAGCCGGGCACGATCGTCGGCGCCGTCAGGCAGGTCACGGACGGACAGATCCAGACGTCGCTGCAGGGCTTCATAGCGAACGGGACCGTCCCGGCGACGAACGCGAACACCCTCTACTTCATCTACCTCCCGCCGGGAGTCGTCTCACTGCTCGGCTCGAGCCAGTCCTGCGCGGCCGGCGGATTCTGCGGTTACCACAATCACATCGGCGGCGTCCGCTACGCCGTGATCCCGTTTGTGAACTGCGCAGGCTGCGTCTTCCCCGGCCAGTTCCTGGACACCCTGACGGAGGTTTCGAGCCACGAACTCGCCGAGGCGGTCACGGACCCGGACCTGAACGCCTGGTGGGACAGCTCCTCCGGGGACGAGATCGGCGACATCTGCAATCGGCAGACCACCCGCCTCGGCGGGTTCCTCGTGCAAACCGAATGGTCGAACGCCCAGAACGCCTGCACCATCGCTCCAGCTGTGCCGGTGGGCGCCGCGCGCGCGAGCTCTGGTCCGGTCGTCTCGTGGGCCGCGAACCGGCTCGACGTGTTCGTGCTCGGTACCGATCGCCAGCTTTACCACAAGTGGTGGGGCGGGTCAGCCTGGGGCCCGTCGCTGACCAGCTACGAGCCGTTGGGCGGGATCTGCGAGAGCGTTCCGCAGGCCGTCGCCTGGGGCCCGAACCGCCTCGACGTCTTCGTCACCGGAACGGACAGCGCGCTCTACCACAAGTGGTGGGATGGCTCCGCCTGGGGCCCATCGGTCACGGGCTACGAGCGCCAGGGCGGCATCTGCCTCGGCGACCCGCGCGTCGTGTCCTGGGGGGCGAACCGGCTGGACGTGTTCGTGCTTGGCACCGATCGCGCCCTCTACCACAAGTGGTGGAACGGCTCGTCCTGGGGGCCGTCGCTGACGGGTTACGAGCGGCAGGGCGGCGTGATCCTCGGCCAGCCCGAGGTCGTCTCTTGGGGGCCGAACCGGCTCGACGTGTTCGTGCTCGGCACCGACCGTGCCCTCTACCACAAGTGGTGGGACGGCTCGTCCTGGGGACCGTCCCTGACCGGCTACGAGCGGCTCGGCGGGATCTGCATGTCCGCACCGCGGGCGGTCTCCTGGGGACCTAACCGCCTAGACGTGTGCGTGATCGGCACCGACGGAGCGCTCTATCACAAGTGGTGGGACGGCTCTGCGTGGGGTCCTTCGCCCACCGGGTTCGAGCGACACGGCGGCGTGTGCGTCGGCCAGCCGGAGCTGGTCGCCTGGGGCCCGAATCGCCTCGATGCGTTCGTGATCGGTACGGACAGCCAGCTCTACCACCAGTGGTGGGACGGCTCGTCCTGGGGACCGTCGTTGACTGCCTACGAGGCGATGGGCGGTGTCTCCACGTCGCAGCCGCGGCTCGTGTCGTGGGGCCCGAACCGGCTCGACGTCTTCGTAACCGGGACCGACAGCGCGCTCTACCACAAGTGGTGGGATGGCTCCGCCTGGGGCCCGTCGGTCACGGGCTACGAGCGCCAGGGCGGCGTCATCTCGTCGTTCTAACGAACATCGGGTCGATTCACGTCAGTCGCGGTGCTTCGCCCCGTTGTTGTCGACAACGTTCCAGAGGTTGTTCGCATCGGCGCCGCCGTTCCCGGAGAACCGGATCGGATCAGCTGCGCCCGACACGGTGCCACCCGCCCCGAGGCCCGACGCGAAGGTCTCCATCGGCTCCGAGCAGTTGTCCAGGACGGAGCTGCAGCTCGTCCCGGTCGTCGGCGCCGAGGCACCCGCGAACACCGCGTGCGCGAGGTTGTCGGAGCCGTACGAGCTGGAGATGTAGTCCCCGACCATCCGGCCCTGGCTCGTGGTCGCCGTCCAGGTCGAGGGCATGCCGCTCGCCACCGTCTGCGGTGTGCTCCAGGTGCTCCCGGCGTTGGTCGAGGAGATGAAGCCGACGCCGAGCTGGGTACTACCGGACGGATAGAAGTAGTAGGTCAGCCCCAGCTGCGCGGCGGCTCCGGACGTCGCCTTGTTCACGGCAAGCCCCGGGATGAAGTGGTCGATGCGGCTGCTGGTCCCGTCGATCGGGACGCGGGCGACCGATGACCAGCTCGTCCCGGTCGCATTCAGGGAATGGCTGAGGACGATGTCGTTCGTCCTGCAGGAACGGCGGAAGCGGCAGTCCGCCCAGGCGACGTAGACCGTCCCACTGCCGTCGATCTCCGCCGATGGCAGTGGCCCCTCGCGCAGTCCGCCCGCGACCGTGTGGTGGCGGATGGTGGCGATCGTCGTGACCGCGCTCCAGCTCACGCCGCCGTTCGTCGAGCTGAACGCGCCGATAGCCGTCTCGTTCGCGTTCGCGATCGGGACG includes these proteins:
- a CDS encoding sialidase family protein; translated protein: AGFATSTNNGASWTSGLLPGITKYAGGGANDRATDESVAYDAAHGVWLVSSLTLLEAGGVHGNSIVTSRSTAGLTWSAPFTTATGGDLDKNWIVCDNTATSPFYGHCYTQWDDHGAGNLLKMSTSTDGGQHWSAPATNNSGVIGGQPVVRPDGTVIVPIANANETAIGAFSSTNGGVSWSAVTTIATIRHHTVAGGLREGPLPSAEIDGSGTVYVAWADCRFRRSCRTNDIVLSHSLNATGTSWSSVARVPIDGTSSRIDHFIPGLAVNKATSGAAAQLGLTYYFYPSGSTQLGVGFISSTNAGSTWSTPQTVASGMPSTWTATTSQGRMVGDYISSSYGSDNLAHAVFAGASAPTTGTSCSSVLDNCSEPMETFASGLGAGGTVSGAADPIRFSGNGGADANNLWNVVDNNGAKHRD